A part of Tessaracoccus timonensis genomic DNA contains:
- a CDS encoding vancomycin high temperature exclusion protein has translation MIDKVRKGIGWALILAALPVLGAQLHTIGASWGRAYDAADVPSRRDVLVLGAKADRGGPSAFLAARLDLAVELFRRDMARRIIVSGDGRAEANNEPRVMREYLERRGVPSEIIVEDPKGFDTYDSCLRARDTYSSDAVAVVTQDFHVRRAVTICRALGVDAWGVEDRSVARRWPLVWGKAVLRESLANVKMELDLLSGRPPAAGR, from the coding sequence GTGATTGACAAGGTGCGCAAGGGCATCGGCTGGGCCCTAATCCTCGCGGCCCTGCCGGTGCTGGGCGCTCAGCTGCACACCATCGGTGCATCGTGGGGGAGGGCGTACGACGCGGCGGACGTGCCGTCGCGACGCGACGTGCTCGTGCTGGGCGCCAAGGCGGATCGAGGTGGCCCGTCGGCGTTTCTCGCGGCAAGGCTCGACCTCGCCGTTGAGCTGTTCCGACGGGACATGGCGCGCCGCATCATTGTGAGCGGCGACGGCAGGGCCGAAGCGAACAATGAGCCACGCGTGATGCGTGAGTACCTGGAGCGGCGAGGGGTGCCGTCGGAGATCATTGTTGAAGATCCGAAGGGTTTCGATACCTACGATTCCTGTTTGCGTGCGCGCGACACCTACAGTTCGGATGCAGTTGCCGTAGTTACGCAGGATTTCCACGTCCGACGAGCGGTGACGATCTGCCGCGCGCTGGGTGTGGATGCGTGGGGTGTGGAAGATAGGTCTGTGGCTCGGCGCTGGCCGCTGGTGTGGGGCAAGGCAGTGCTGCGCGAGAGCCTCGCCAACGTCAAGATGGAACTCGACCTTCTCTCGGGCCGTCCCCCCGCCGCCGGCCGCTGA
- a CDS encoding UDP-glucose/GDP-mannose dehydrogenase family protein, whose product MRISVIGCGYLGAVHAACMAELGHDVVGLDVDEAKIAKLSQGIAPFHEDGLPELLERHVGKNLRFTTDPTQIADAQIHFIGVGTPQRQGHIAADMRYVDAAIETILTHAEPSGDEPVLVAGKSTVPVGTAQELSERLAASGKHIILAWNPEFLREGHAVQDTLTPDRIVYGLPEDQAVGGQAKAMLDECYAQPLAAGTPLIVANYPTAELVKVAANSFLATKISFINAMAELCDATGGDVTRLAEAIGHDDRIGAKFLQAGIGFGGGCLPKDIRAFMARAGELGVGDALGFLREVDGINLRRRDAAVELAEEAVGSRLVGKKVAVLGITFKPETDDLRDSPALDIATRLWARGAELQIYDPAAGPELRRRRPDLTVPDTVDDAVRGADVVMLLTPWKEFLSLDPAELLQKVGSPNIVDGRNVLNPKQWSDAGWNYYGMGRGVSVW is encoded by the coding sequence ATGCGCATATCAGTGATCGGCTGCGGGTACCTCGGCGCGGTACACGCGGCTTGCATGGCGGAGTTGGGCCACGACGTCGTGGGGCTCGACGTGGACGAGGCGAAGATCGCCAAACTGTCGCAGGGCATCGCACCTTTTCACGAGGATGGGTTGCCGGAGCTGCTGGAACGTCACGTCGGGAAGAACCTTCGGTTCACCACGGATCCAACGCAGATCGCCGACGCGCAGATCCACTTCATCGGTGTGGGTACCCCGCAGCGGCAGGGCCACATCGCGGCCGACATGAGGTACGTCGACGCCGCCATCGAGACCATCCTCACCCACGCTGAGCCCAGCGGCGACGAGCCTGTGCTCGTCGCGGGTAAGTCGACGGTGCCAGTGGGCACGGCGCAGGAGCTGTCCGAGCGCCTGGCCGCGAGCGGGAAGCACATCATCCTGGCGTGGAACCCAGAATTCCTGCGGGAGGGGCACGCGGTGCAGGACACGCTCACCCCGGATCGCATCGTCTACGGCCTCCCCGAGGATCAGGCCGTGGGTGGGCAGGCCAAGGCGATGCTCGACGAGTGTTATGCCCAGCCGCTGGCCGCAGGCACGCCGCTGATCGTCGCGAACTACCCGACCGCCGAGCTTGTGAAGGTGGCGGCCAACTCGTTCCTCGCGACGAAGATCTCGTTCATCAACGCCATGGCCGAGCTCTGCGACGCCACCGGCGGCGACGTCACCCGTCTGGCTGAGGCGATCGGCCACGACGACCGCATCGGCGCGAAATTCCTGCAAGCAGGCATCGGCTTCGGCGGCGGCTGTCTGCCGAAGGACATCCGCGCGTTCATGGCGCGCGCCGGCGAGCTCGGCGTGGGCGATGCACTGGGGTTCCTGCGGGAGGTCGACGGCATCAACCTGCGGCGTCGCGATGCCGCCGTTGAGCTGGCGGAGGAAGCGGTGGGCAGCCGCCTCGTCGGGAAGAAGGTGGCGGTGCTGGGCATCACGTTCAAGCCCGAAACCGACGACCTTCGCGACTCCCCCGCGCTCGACATCGCCACCCGATTGTGGGCGCGCGGTGCGGAGCTGCAGATCTACGATCCCGCGGCGGGGCCCGAGCTGCGCCGACGCCGACCCGATCTCACCGTGCCGGACACCGTCGACGACGCCGTGCGTGGCGCCGACGTGGTGATGCTGCTCACCCCGTGGAAGGAATTCCTCAGCCTCGACCCCGCCGAGCTGCTGCAGAAGGTGGGCTCCCCCAACATCGTCGACGGGCGCAACGTGCTCAACCCGAAGCAATGGAGCGACGCCGGCTGGAACTACTACGGCATGGGACGTGGCGTCTCCGTCTGGTGA
- a CDS encoding NADPH-dependent FMN reductase produces MALKLIVTSTRDSRVGDAIARRIAPLIAEGAGREVEVLDLVDVNLPLSNEPQMPSLGNYQHATTKAWAETVASADGFVFLTPEYNGFFTAAAKNAVDTVYAEWGGKPAAIVGYGFGGANRAVPLLAQLLTNVNLEVAESSVQMPFGDALGEDGLDVDALVAPHVDALRALGAQLA; encoded by the coding sequence ATGGCTCTCAAACTCATCGTCACTAGCACCCGTGACTCTCGCGTCGGCGACGCGATTGCGCGGCGCATTGCACCCCTCATCGCGGAAGGTGCCGGCCGGGAAGTCGAAGTGCTCGATCTCGTCGACGTCAACCTCCCGCTCTCGAATGAACCCCAGATGCCGAGCCTCGGCAACTATCAGCATGCAACGACCAAGGCGTGGGCGGAGACCGTCGCCAGTGCGGATGGCTTCGTATTCCTGACCCCTGAGTACAACGGCTTCTTCACTGCGGCCGCGAAGAACGCCGTCGACACGGTGTATGCCGAATGGGGCGGCAAGCCGGCGGCTATCGTCGGGTACGGGTTTGGAGGAGCCAACAGGGCCGTGCCGTTGCTGGCGCAGCTGCTGACCAACGTCAACCTCGAGGTCGCTGAATCCTCCGTGCAGATGCCATTCGGTGACGCACTGGGTGAGGACGGCCTCGACGTCGACGCGCTCGTAGCCCCACACGTCGATGCGCTGCGCGCTCTGGGAGCTCAGCTCGCGTAA